One segment of Solanum stenotomum isolate F172 chromosome 1, ASM1918654v1, whole genome shotgun sequence DNA contains the following:
- the LOC125841208 gene encoding uncharacterized protein LOC125841208, with product MGREKRTCQGKQHFSHPHLLKLIVNPSETLTCNACEQPNITTTFYGCNTCQYFLHENCLNAPRFLDHSSHPSHHLTLLPTPTYSNRSYTCKACGSAGNGCSFSCACCEFDVHMHCALLPQTVVLSILIDKHQHELELCFGSPYEDKDTLFACDICNIIMDSDESLYYCADCDFGSHLHCASPDADVLPSSHQRRNPNPKYQIPNVNSSVEMINSVSDAHERLIAAQIESQIARRGRQAILDSIDGPSPRRYYY from the exons ATGGGAAGGGAGAAACGGACATGTCAAGGTAAACAACACTTCAGCCATCCCCACTTGTTGAAACTAATTGTCAATCCATCTGAAACACTCACTTGCAATGCTTGTGAGCAACCAAATATTACTACTACTTTCTATGGCTGCAATACCTGCCAATATTTCCTCCATGAAAACTGCCTCAATGCTCCGCGTTTTCTCGATCATTCATCTCATCCTTCCCACCACTTGACCCTTCTCCCAACTCCAACTTACTCGAATCGTTCCTATACTTGCAAGGCTTGTGGCTCTGCTGGCAATGGCTGTAGCTTTAGCTGTGCCTGTTGCGAATTTGATGTCCACATGCACTGTGCCCTTTTGCCCCAAACTGTTGTCCT ATCAATTCTTATTGACAAACATCAACATGAGTTGGAGCTCTGCTTTGGTTCTCCTTACGAAGATAAGGATACCCTATTTGCTTGTGATATCTGCAATATCATAATGGACTCGGACGAATCCTTGTACTATTGTGCTGATTGTGATTTCGGGTCGCACTTGCACTGTGCATCTCCTGATGCTGATGTTCTTCCGTCATCACATCAACGTCgaaatccaaatccaaaataTCAAATTCCAAATGTAAATTCATCAGTGGAGATGATAAATTCAGTTAGTGATGCTCATGAGCGGCTTATAGCAGCTCAAATTGAATCTCAGATTGCAAGACGAGGAAGACAGGCTATACTGGATTCGATAGACGGGCCATCACCAAGACGCTATTACTACTAA